The following are encoded in a window of Thunnus albacares chromosome 17, fThuAlb1.1, whole genome shotgun sequence genomic DNA:
- the LOC122967546 gene encoding NLR family CARD domain-containing protein 3-like, with protein MGSKCSTLWRGKIKEEECYKPDQEKEEVPTTVKCEEKSPPLQKRPSVQEEGGAVKQRTEDETSGRQEEETASEKIGCREKNVTLAHDCTVCEAEVNATSCRLSETHDSDSGTEEKEADWVDNNRARLIQSVTLVMLVADEMLQRRIIHKEMYSNIQAARTTQEQMRVLYSALTSTKAKSVFSRILKEIQPKICETEEVIEAVIKKYKAHLRERFTYELEGTETDRKDEKSLDKIYTELHIIRGESKHVNKEHEIWEIEDKARNQISEGTKIHCNDIFKDSVSSGQDRREKRVIRTVMTKGIAGIGKTVSVKKFILDWADGRANQDLDFIFVLPFRELNLVIDDPFSLETLVTEFHPDLKHIEVAKIFAYHKVLFIFDGLDETQLHLDFKTTKRLTDATKKSSVDTLVTNLIREHLLPSALVWITSRPGAVQRIPRQYVYQWTEVRGFNDPQKIQYFRKRIEDEAVAERVVNHVTMSRSLYIMCHIPIFCWIAAKVLVYLLLKVDNTQDENIKIPTTLTEMYSYFLVIQMQVATEKYDKQSKSDPEDIFESNKEFLLKLGRLAFEQLEKGNIIFTVKELEKYGVGIEKIGVHCGLCTEIFKEEGAFNKKKLYCFVHLTVQEYFAAVFVYHSFASKTIDSPSLKDFLLKGSEEELKSILDADPVDLPLNELMEIAIGNSTSRKTGELDMFLRFLIGMSLQSTQELLQGLIQQKEEHSGVIEEIRIILKEMDLLDCSPERCLNLVHCLIELKDSSLHDTVRQYLKPNHSPETQLSPAQCSALADSILMSNTPLDEFNLRKYRPSRKGVFRLIPAVRNSRKVRLSGVSLDTWISETISSALRMPNSALTELHLMNVELFQQYVKILIDGLINSQCKLEAFSLSGRLQEQELCENLASAIKSVLSDLRELELSGNILMGSLRSVLSVGLSSPKLEKLRLNRNLKTAEICEELVTAFTSTTCYLRELDLSYTNFKDSEMEILSPGLMSINCTLKALSLSHNKLTEKGCKTLASALTSKPSQLRELGLSYNNMQDSGTMMLCDVLMNPHCGLKTLRLSFCKVTRDGCASLASVLRSDQCSLKELDLSFNHLTNEGVKLLTEIQRDSQCSLETLNVDHNEECWCDLKLLRQYACDLTLDPNTAGLNIILSEENTKAKYVREEQAYPDHPDRFDDIQVLCEEGLTGRHYWETECVSADVGVAYKSIDRKGDCSKAFTLGKNEKSWCWFSKGSFYHNDICTEFMCATSKCTIGVYLDWPAGILSFFKVFPDALAHLYTVRTTFTEPLHPGFSLQDGSIHICKIK; from the exons ATGGGGAGCAAATGTTCTACACTCTGGAGGGGTAAAATAAAGGAGGAGGAGTGTTACAAACCTGAccaagagaaagaggaagttcCCACCACAGTGAAATGTGAAGAGAAGTCTCCTCCCCTCCAAAAAAGGCCATCTGTGCAGGAGGAGGGTGGAGCTGTAAAGCAGAGAACAGAGGATGAGACTTCAGGGAGGCAAGAAGAAGAGACTGCTTCTGAAAAAATTGGTTGCAGGGAGAAGAATGTCACTCTGGCACATGACTGTACTGTTTGTGAAGCTGAGGTTAACGCCACAAG TTGTCGCCTCTCTGAAACACACGATTCTGATTCAGGGACAGAAGAGAAAG AAGCTGATTGGGTAGACAACAACAGGGCTAGGCTCATTCAGAGTGTCACATTGGTGATGCTAGTAGCGGACGAGATGCTTCAGCGGCGCATCATCCATAAAGAGATGTACTCCAACATTCAGGCTGCCAGAACCACCCAGGAGCAGATGAGGGTGCTGTACAGCGCCCTCACATCTACAAAAGCCAAATCTGTCTTCAGCAGAATCCTCAAGGAAATTCAGCCCAAAATCTGTGAAA CAGAAGAAGTCATTGAAGCAGTTATCAAAAAGTACAAAGCACATCTGAGGGAAAGGTTTACATATGAGCTTGAAGGCACTGAAACAGATCGTAAAGATGAAAAATCATTGGACAAAATTTACACAGAGCTTCACATTATACGGGGAGAGAGCAAGCATGTTAATAAAGAACATGAAATCTGGGAAATTGAAGATAAGGCGAGGAATCAGATATCTGAGGGTACTAAAATCCACTGTAATGACATATTTAAAGATAGTGTGTCATCTGGGcaagacagaagagaaaagagagttaTCAGGACCGTGATGACAAAGGGAATTGCTGGCATTGGAAAAACCGTCTCTGTGAAGAAGTTCATTCTTGATTGGGCAGATGGGAGAGCCAACCAGGACTTGGACTTCATCTTCGTGCTCCCCTTCAGGGAGCTAAATTTAGTCATAGATGACCCGTTTAGCCTTGAGACACTGGTGACAGAATTCCATCCAGATCTTAAACACATAGAGGTTGCAAAAATATTTGCTTATCAcaaagttttgttcatttttgatgGGCTAGATGAAACCCAGCTACACTTAGATTTCAAAACAACCAAAAGATTGACAGATGCCACCAAGAAATCATCGGTGGACACTCTGGTGACAAACCTCATTCGGGAACATCTTCTTCCCTCTGCACTTGTCTGGATAACCTCAAGACCAGGAGCAGTTCAACGCATCCCTCGACAGTATGTATACCAGTGGACTGAGGTCAGAGGATTTAATGATCCACAAAAAATAcagtacttcaggaagagaatTGAGGACGAGGCAGTTGCTGAAAGAGTTGTTAACCACGTTACGATGTCCCGAAGCTTATACATCATGTGTCACATACCTATCTTCTGTTGGATTGCTGCAAAAGTCCTTGTGTATTTGCTGCTGAAAGTGGACAACACTCAAGATGAAAACATAAAGATACCCACAACTCTTACTGAGATGTACTCATACTTCCTTGTCATTCAGATGCAGGTCGCTACTGAAAAGTATGACAAACAGAGTAAGTCAGATCCAGAGGACATCTTCGAGTCAAATAAAGAATTCCTTTTGAAATTAGGCAGATTGGCATTTGAGCAATTGGAAAAAGGCAATATCATATTCACTGTCAAGGAACTGGAAAAATATGGTGTTGGCATAGAAAAAATAGGAGTTCACTGTGGGTTGTGCACAGAGATATTCAAAGAAGAGGGTGCTTTCAATAAAAAGAAACTCTACTGCTTTGTGCATCTGACAGTTCAGGAGTACTTTGCTGCTGTCTTTGTGTACCATAGTTTTGCAAGTAAAACAATAGATTCTCCAAGCCTCAAGGATTTCCTGCTGAAAGGGTCTGAGGAAGAGCTCAAGTCTATTTTGGATGCAGATCCAGTTGATCTTCCTTTGAATGAGCTGATGGAAATTGCAATAGGTAATTCAACTTCGAGAAAGACAGGAGAACTGGACATGTTCCTCAGATTCCTCATTGGCATGTCTCTGCAATCAACACAAGAACTGCTTCAAGGCTTGATTCAGCAGAAAGAGGAACACTCTGGTGTTATTGAGGAAATTAGAATTATTCTAAAAGAAATGGACTTATTAGACTGCTCCCCTGAAAGATGTCTGAATCTTGTTCACTGCCTGATCGAGCTGAAAGACAGTTCCTTACATGACACCGTGCGGCAGTATCTGAAACCAAACCACAGTCCAGAAACACAGCTCTCCCCTGCTCAGTGCTCAGCTCTGGCCGACTCAATTCTGATGTCAAATACACCTCTAGATGAATTCAACCTGAGAAAATACAGACCATCAAGAAAAGGTGTTTTTAGGCTtatcccagctgtgaggaacaGCAGAAAAGTAAG ACTCTCAGGGGTGTCTCTCGATACTTGGATTTCTGAAACCATTTCTTCAGCTCTTCGAATGCCAAACTCTGCGCTGACCGAACTGCATCTGATGAATGTAGAACTTTTTCAGCAATATGTAAAGATCTTGATTGATGGACTGATAAACTCTCAGTGTAAATTAGAAGCTTTCAG TCTCTCAGGTAGGCTACAAGAACAAGAATTATGTGAAAATTTGGCATCAGCTATCAAATCAGTCCTGTCAGATCTAAGAGAACTGGAGCTGAGTGGCAACATACTGATGGGCTCACTACGCTCTGTGCTTTCTGTTGGGCTAAGCAGCCCTAAACTGGAGAAGCTGAG GCTGAACCGAAATCTAAAGACTGCAGAGATCTGTGAAGAATTGGTGACAGCATTCACATCCACCACATGTTACCTGcgagagctggatctgagttACACCAATTTTAAAGACTCAGAAATGGAGATTCTCTCTCCTGGACTGATGAGCATAAATTGTACATTGAAGGCATTGAG TCTCAGTCACAACAAACTCACCGAGAAAGGCTGTAAGACGTTGGCCTCAGCACTGACCTCCAAACCTTCCCAGCTGAGAGAACTGGGCCTGAGCTACAACAACATGCAGGACTCAGGCACGATGATGCTCTGTGATGTGCTGATGAATCCACACTGTGGTTTGAAAACACTAAG GCTGTCATTCTGCAAAGTGACACGAGATGGATGTGCCTCCCTTGCCTCAGTTCTGAGGTCTGATCAGTGCAGCCTCAAGGAGCTGGACCTGAGCTTTAATCACCTCACAAATGAAGGAGTCAAGCTGCTGACTGAAATACAGAGGGATTCACAGTGCAGTCTGGAGACACTCAA tgtggACCATAATGAAGAATGTTGGTGTGACTTGAAACTACTGAGACAGT ATGCCTGTGATCTGACGCTGGACCCCAACACAGCAGGcttgaatataattttgtcagaggagaacacaaaagcaaaatatgTTAGAGAGGAGCAAgcatatcctgatcatccagacagatttgatgaTATTCAAGTCCTGTGTGAAGAGGGTCTGACAGGTCGCCATTACTGGGAAACTGAGTGTGTTTCAGCTGATGTTGGAGTGGCCTACAAAAGTATAGACAGGAAGGGAGATTGTTCAAAAGCATTTACtttgggaaaaaatgaaaagtctTGGTGCTGGTTTAGTAAAGGTAGCTTTTATCATAATGATATCTGTACAGAGT